A region from the Spea bombifrons isolate aSpeBom1 chromosome 7, aSpeBom1.2.pri, whole genome shotgun sequence genome encodes:
- the CD19 gene encoding B-lymphocyte antigen CD19 codes for MMPLWLLILCTCCPVSTHLPEDRGNITVPAAGNALLPCGSAPPPPFTLRWLMEEAENDTRGALTVTSEGLEFHSSSLMVIKQASREDSGSYSCSVDNKTENYVITRVQRTGVQNLGVDPENETLLSCEAPRNWTHLSWYRGGQVILEERRGRGASRSHVTLVGSETYLLITSVTPEDAGVYHCHQNGLNSSVRLVVTQRTGLEMFFSERYWIIVAVALSYLAFCGAVMSFFVCTRRGKSKQQPVARFYKVSSVARNLYTNAANQMQDTERKPADGTYQNVAGISLKRRSKECYSDCSSFMENSSGDNYEIADEENTQDGASYLEPNATAEDQISDGGCYEIPDGEDVEDGEHYENASEAMKETSEGSQSYEDMMGSMRAPNTNHVGEEREEDTDSYENMQTPAYPHSQSTHGKERPAATENRGKVFFDGPTELLVDQYQPINKLRQEDGDFYLSFEKQKIFAGAE; via the exons ATGATGCCGCTGTGGCTTCTCATTCTCTGTACTTGCTGCCCCGTCTCAACCCATCTGCCGGAGGACAGAGGCAACATCACCGTACCTGCTGCAG GTAATGCCTTATTGCCCTGTGGCAGCGCGCCACCGCCACCTTTTACACTACGATGGCTAATGGAGGAGGCTGAGAATGACACGCGGGGAGCTCTGACGGTAACATCAGAAGGCTTGGAATTTCATTCCTCGTCGCTCATGGTCATCAAACAGGCGAGCCGGGAGGATTCTGGGAGTTACTCCTGCTCAGTAGACAATAAAACGGAAAATTATGTCATCACGAGAGTCCAGAGGACAG GCGTGCAGAACTTGGGTGTTGACCCTGAAAATGAGACTCTGCTTTCATGTGAAGCTCCTCGGAATTGGACCCATCTGTCCTGGTACCGAGGTGGCCAGGTGattctggaggaaagaagaggacGAGGGGCCAGCCGTAGCCACGTAACGCTGGTGGGGAGCGAGACGTATCTGTTAATCACCTCTGTCACCCCCGAAGACGCCGGGGTCTACCACTGCCATCAAAATGGATTGAATAGCTCCGTGCGGCTGGTTGTGACACAGAGGACAG GtttggagatgtttttcagcGAGAGATATTGGATCATCGTGGCTGTGGCTCTGAGTTACTTAGCATTCTGCGGAGCCGTGATGAGCTTCTTCGTGTGCACGAGACGCG GAAAATCGAAGCAGCAGCCCGTGGCCAG GTTCTATAAGGTCAGCAGCGTGGCCAGGAACCTATACACCAATGCAGCCAACCAAATGCAAG ACACGGAGCGGAAGCCGGCGGACGGCACCTACCAGAACGTCGCCGGTATCTCCCTGAAACGGAGGAGTAAAGAATGTTACTCAGACTGCAGCTCCTTCATGGAGAACTCTTCGG GAGATAACTACGAGATCGCGGACGAGGAGAACACGCAGG ATGGAGCCTCATATCTGGAGCCAAACGCAACCGCCGAGGACCAGATTTCTGATG GCGGCTGCTACGAGATCCCAGACGGGGAGGACGTGGAAG ATGGAGAGCACTACGAAAACGCAAGCGAAGCCATGAAGGAGACATCAGAGG GTTCACAGTCATACGAGGACATGATGGGTTCCATGCGCGCTCCAAACACCAACCACGTGGGTGAGGAGAGGGAGGAAG ACACAGATTCTTATGAGAACATGCAGACCCCCGCGTACCCTCACTCCCAGTCCACTCATGGAAAGGAAAGACCGGCAGCCACAGAGAACCGGGGGAAGGTGTTCTTTGACGGACCTACTGAGTTGTTGGTGGATCAATACCAACCAATCAACAAGCTCCGTCAGGAGG ACGGAGATTTCTATCTATCTTTTGAAAAGCAGAAGATATTTGCAGGCGCGGAGTGA
- the TCTN3 gene encoding tectonic-3: MGRVMLLLLLGVAVGSEVRLGTGDSRASGAVTICTCDLSPAICDLNCCCDPDCESGDPASVFSFCLPGSVSVRSQVCLYGWLLFRSNSPYPTALIPASPPRTPELFCVLPVDPSLNYFVAPQTVDATNFSKLADKWRAFSFSPLSSPVPTFPDFYKADDPVLAVSRSGTVGVLIQPAPVGAQNLCSDSNPARFLRSSNTSCQREIRNLSDSCLADPWLSARHYYQNISVFRVPKDVINGTALKVELTGPVPDSPTLQGGRCHNVVSQVVYTVLYNGTQGITNVSVRFALVNASGARLQQEFEVNYQASSRDRTRTPCDLQNVSQGVPGVTPASPGERQTYYFQITGSVSAPASGLRRSGNPGYLAGLPVLADTGSLSAPSLQGDGSCSRRPVQFGVNALSGCSIRGELAETCESLRTRAYNVLLGEPWPRQLGAFGNGSTLRIPIIYENCTDQAVGDCKTGCLLPVFLRTQILWAEVGLLSNPQAQIQGARFRFSCRVVSCLDVTVLRSQASFTDITRRGPPPRSHPGITAREPLDFFYPFRTSGSAPACAGPGPVFALLVLTVMLFV, encoded by the exons ATGGGTCGCGTGATGCTGCTCCTGCTCCTCGGGGTCGCCGTGGGGTCAGAGGTCAGATTGGGGACCGGAGACAGCCGGGCTTCTGGCG CCGTGACGATCTGCACCTGCGATCTCTCCCCTGCGATCTGCGACCTGAACTGCTGCTGCGACCCGGACTGCGAGAGCGGCGACCCCGCCAGCGTCTTCTCGTTCTGCCTGCCCGGGAGCGTCTC GGTGCGCTCGCAGGTCTGTCTGTACGGCTGGCTGCTTTTCCGCAGTAACTCCCCGTATCCCACCGCCTTGATCCCGGCGTCTCCCCCCCGGACCCCGGAGCTCTTCTGTGTCCTTCCTGTGGACC CCTCGCTGAATTACTTCGTCGCCCCGCAGACTGTGGATGCAACAAATTTCTCCAAACTAGCAGACAAATGGCGAGCGTTCTCCTTCTCTCCCCTCTCCAGCCCCGTCCCAACGTTCCCcgacttctacaag GCCGATGACCCTGTCCTGGCTGTCTCTCGGTCCGGCACCGTCGGGGTCCTGATACAGCCAGCGCCGGTGGGGGCCCAAAACCTCTGCTCCGACAGCAACCCCGCAA GGTTCCTCCGCTCCAGCAACACCTCCTGCCAGCGAGAAATCCGGAACCTGAGTGACAGCTGCCTGGCGGATCCCTGGCTGAGTGCACGCCATTATTATCAGAACATCAGCGTGTTCCGG gttCCAAAAGATGTGATAAACGGCACAGCTTTAAAG GTCGAGCTGACCGGGCCGGTGCCAGACAGCCCGACGCTGCAGGGAGGCCGGTGTCACAACGTGGTGTCTCAG GTGGTGTACACGGTGCTGTATAACGGGACCCAGGGCATCACTAACGTGTCCGTCCGATTCGCCCTGGTCAACGCGTCCGGGGCCCGTCTGCAGCAGGAGTTCGAGGTCAACTACCAGGCGAGTTCACGAGACCGGACACGGACCCCGTGTGATCTGCAGAACGTCTCGCAGGGGGTTCCTGGGGTTACCCCGGCGTCACCCG GAGAAAGGCAAACATATTATTTCCAAATAACTGGA TCTGTTTCTGCTCCGGCATCCGGTCTCCGCAGGAGCGGAAACCCCGGCTACTTGGCGGGACTCCCCGTGCTGGCGGATACCGGATCT CTGAGCGCCCCGAGTCTGCAGGGAGACGGTTCGTGCTCTCGCCGGCCCGTGCAGTTTGGAGTGAACGCTCTGAGCGGCTGCTCTATCAG GGGAGAATTGGCGGAGACGTGCGAGAGCCTGCGCACCAGAGCATACAACGTACTTCTTGGCGAGCCGTGGCCCCGGCAGCTGGGGGCCTTTGGAAACGGCAGCACCCTGCGGATCCCGATCATCTATGAAAACTGCACTGACCAG GCTGTAGGTGATTGTAAAACCGGCTGCCTCCTCCCCGTCTTCCTGCGCACGCAGATCCTGTGGGCCGAGGTCGGACTGCTGTCTAACCCACAAGCTCAGATCCAGGGAGCTCGGTTTAGGTTCAGCTGCCGCGTCGTTTCG TGTCTCGATGTCACCGTTCTTCGGAGCCAGGCCTCGTTCACAGACATCACACGCCGCGGGCCTCCTCCTCGCTCACATCCCGGCATCACCGCCCGCGAACCCCTGGATTTCTTCTACCCGTTCCGCACTAGCGGATCCGCTCCGGCGTGCGCGGGTCCCGGCCCTGTCTTTGCTCTCTTGGTATTGACTGTAATGCTGTTTGTTTAG
- the LOC128501459 gene encoding serine/threonine-protein phosphatase alpha-2 isoform-like, with protein sequence MGDGEKLNIDSIIQRLLEVKGCRPGKNVQLSENEIRGLCLKSREIFLSQPILLELEAPLKICGDVHGQYYDLLRLFEYGGFPPESNYLFLGDYVDRGKQSLETICLLLAYKIKYPENFFLLRGNHECASINRIYGFYDECKRRYNIKLWKTFTDCFNCLPVAAIVDEKIFCCHGGLSPDLQSMEQVRRILRPTDVPDQGLLCDLLWSDPDKDVLGWGENDRGVSFTFGADVVAKFLHKHDLDLICRAHQVVEDGYEFFAKRQLVTLFSAPNYCGEFDNAGSMMSVDESLMCSFQILKPADKKLFAYGGVNQNRPVTPPRNSAKNKQKK encoded by the exons ATGGGCGACGGAGAGAAACTCAACATCGACTCGATCATTCAGCGGCTGCTGGAAG TTAAAGGCTGCCGTCCGGGGAAGAATGTCCAGCTGTCGGAGAACGAGATCCGTGGCTTGTGCCTGAAATCCCGTGAGATCTTCCTCAGTCAGCCCATCCTGCTGGAGCTGGAAGCCCCGCTGAAGATCTGCG GCGACGTTCACGGCCAGTATTACGACCTACTTAGGCTCTTCGAATACGGAGGCTTCCCCCCGGAGAGTAACTACCTGTTCCTGGGGGATTACGTGGACCGTGGCAAGCAGTCGCTGGAAACCATCTGCCTGCTGCTCGCCTACAAGATTAAATACCCAGAAAACTTCTTCTTGCTGCGCGGGAACCACGAGTGCGCGAGCATCAACCGCATCTACGGCTTCTACGACGAGT GTAAAAGACGGTATAACATCAAGCTGTGGAAGACCTTCACCGACTGCTTTAACTGTCTGCCGGTCGCCGCGATAGTCGATGAAAAGATCTTCTGCTGTCACGGAG GTCTCTCTCCTGACCTGCAATCCATGGAGCAGGTGCGAAGGATCCTGCGTCCCACCGACGTCCCAGACCAGGGCCTTCTGTGCGATCTCCTGTGGTCCGACCCCGACAAGGATGTCCTCGGCTGGGGTGAGAACGACCGCGGCGTCTCCTTCACCTTTGGAGCTGATGTGGTGGCCAAATTCCTCCACAAACACGACCTGGACCTCATCTGCCGAGCTCATCAG GTGGTGGAAGACGGCTACGAGTTCTTCGCGAAGAGACAGCTGGTGACGCTCTTCTCGGCACCCAATTACTGCGGGGAGTTTGATAACGCCGGCTCCATGATGAGCGTAGACGAGTCCTTGATGTGCTCCTTCCAG ATCCTAAAACCAGCGGACAAGAAACTGTTTGCTTACGGAGGAGTGAACCAGAACCGGCCCGTCACCCCTCCTAGAAACTCTGCTAAGAACAAGCAGAAGAAATGA